The proteins below are encoded in one region of Candidatus Poribacteria bacterium:
- a CDS encoding ATP-binding cassette domain-containing protein, which translates to MQSITKDFPGVRALDDVSFEVRPGEIHALCGENGAGKSTLIKILGGVYPYGTYEGELHINGNEQQFHTVRDAERAGIAIIHQELALIPEMTVAENIYLGKEPCQFGTINKHRLYHEAGELLSQFGLTIPLRKPVHELGIGQQQLVEIAKALGRSLQAHIQQRRSLQANSESSGSALLLVLDEPTAALTESEVDILREILTQLREKGVACIYITHKLKEIFQIADRVTVLRDGKTVATQSIKSSECTEDALISQMVGRELTALFPKRRTVSIDKNRSNRDDVALRVENLSTYPSEPPQLENINFEVRRGEILGIAGLMGAGRTELISTIFGVYEGRWRGEIVIEDATVNIHSPREAIQHGIALVSEDRKRYGLLLDVDVVRNMTLASLGPSSDITSHGIIDDNTAFEKSEHYVDSLQIKTTSLEVPVNHLSGGNQQKVVLGKWLMTHPTVLFLDEPTRGIDVGAKAEIHTLMAKLAQEGVAIVFVSSELPEILGMSDRVIVLHAGKITGEFINENLTQEDILRCAAGTSISKLPSPNRKVN; encoded by the coding sequence ATGCAATCAATTACCAAAGACTTCCCCGGCGTGCGTGCCCTAGACGATGTCTCTTTCGAGGTGCGTCCGGGTGAAATTCATGCGCTGTGTGGAGAAAACGGCGCAGGCAAATCAACGTTGATTAAGATTCTCGGTGGCGTTTACCCGTACGGGACTTACGAAGGAGAATTGCATATCAACGGAAACGAGCAACAGTTCCATACCGTGCGTGACGCAGAACGTGCGGGAATCGCTATCATCCATCAAGAACTGGCACTTATTCCAGAGATGACGGTCGCTGAGAATATTTATCTCGGTAAGGAACCGTGCCAATTCGGGACCATTAACAAGCATCGTCTCTATCACGAAGCAGGCGAACTCCTTTCGCAGTTTGGACTGACGATCCCACTCCGTAAACCTGTCCATGAACTCGGTATCGGACAACAACAACTCGTAGAAATCGCAAAGGCTTTAGGGCGCAGCTTGCAAGCCCATATTCAGCAGCGGCGCAGCTTGCAAGCCAACAGCGAATCGTCAGGGAGTGCCTTGTTACTCGTGCTGGACGAGCCGACAGCCGCCTTGACCGAAAGCGAAGTAGACATCCTTCGCGAGATTCTGACGCAACTTCGAGAAAAGGGTGTCGCCTGTATCTATATCACCCATAAACTCAAGGAGATTTTTCAAATCGCTGACCGGGTGACAGTGCTACGGGACGGCAAAACAGTCGCAACGCAATCCATTAAATCGTCTGAGTGCACCGAAGATGCGCTCATCTCACAGATGGTCGGACGCGAGTTAACCGCTCTGTTTCCAAAACGACGAACTGTCTCTATTGATAAAAACAGGTCAAACCGAGACGACGTAGCACTCCGGGTGGAAAACCTAAGCACTTACCCATCGGAACCGCCACAACTTGAAAACATCAATTTTGAGGTGCGACGTGGAGAAATCCTCGGCATTGCAGGTTTAATGGGCGCGGGAAGGACAGAATTGATTAGCACGATTTTCGGTGTTTACGAGGGTAGATGGCGTGGAGAAATCGTCATAGAGGATGCCACTGTTAACATTCACTCCCCACGTGAGGCGATACAGCACGGCATAGCACTCGTCAGTGAGGATCGGAAACGCTATGGACTCCTTTTAGACGTAGATGTCGTCCGCAACATGACGCTTGCGAGTCTCGGTCCATCGTCAGACATCACATCACACGGGATAATTGATGACAACACGGCATTTGAAAAAAGCGAACACTACGTAGATTCCCTTCAGATTAAGACAACTTCGCTTGAAGTGCCTGTGAACCATCTCAGCGGCGGCAATCAACAGAAAGTCGTTCTCGGCAAATGGTTGATGACGCATCCGACGGTGTTATTTCTTGATGAACCGACACGCGGGATTGATGTCGGTGCGAAAGCGGAAATTCACACACTGATGGCAAAACTTGCGCAAGAGGGGGTCGCGATCGTGTTTGTATCCTCCGAACTCCCAGAAATCCTCGGTATGAGCGATCGCGTCATAGTATTACATGCGGGCAAGATCACGGGTGAATTTATCAACGAGAATCTGACCCAAGAGGACATTTTACGATGTGCCGCTGGCACGTCAATATCCAAACTTCCCTCACCGAACCGCAAGGTAAATTAA
- the tsaE gene encoding tRNA (adenosine(37)-N6)-threonylcarbamoyltransferase complex ATPase subunit type 1 TsaE, which produces MENRNETFKTENPAETQALGERLGKTLKQGDVIALIGDLGTGKTCLTQGIARGVGISPDEVVNSPSYILINEYNGVLPIYHIDLYRLENSAEIAELGLSEYMEGDGICIIEWAERMTDALPATCIQIRITLGDANVSHGSETREPISQIPEDENIRHIEIQYPISR; this is translated from the coding sequence ATGGAAAATAGAAACGAAACATTTAAAACAGAAAACCCAGCAGAAACACAAGCGCTCGGTGAAAGGTTAGGCAAAACGCTCAAGCAAGGAGATGTCATCGCACTCATCGGCGACCTCGGCACGGGTAAAACCTGTTTGACGCAAGGCATTGCGCGCGGTGTCGGCATCTCTCCAGACGAGGTTGTGAATAGTCCCTCCTATATCCTGATTAATGAGTATAATGGGGTACTCCCGATCTACCACATCGATCTGTACCGTCTCGAAAACAGTGCGGAGATCGCCGAACTCGGACTCAGCGAATATATGGAAGGCGATGGAATTTGCATCATTGAGTGGGCAGAACGGATGACAGATGCCCTGCCTGCTACTTGTATACAAATACGTATAACGCTTGGAGACGCAAACGTCTCACACGGCAGCGAAACCCGTGAGCCAATATCACAAATCCCTGAAGATGAAAACATCCGACACATCGAAATCCAATATCCTATATCTCGATAG
- a CDS encoding glycosyltransferase family 4 protein, with protein MKTSDTSKSNILYLDSGSGIGGGQRSLLLLLNLLDKDRFTPYVGCLGGSRFAAEVEKTEASVVPLSLPAAHNKTDKVQRFTLGDLLDDFRQLGVILQLHQTVKRYAIDLIHANSLSVALLGGIVARINRIPIVMHKRYATSYGILDRICERFLHRVILVSEATRWNFAPTAKQTLIYNGVNLEAFQASAEEVETLRSELFPNASDTSIVTGVVTRITPEKGIHFLVRAIAELKGRIDTKLLIVGGPYFQKDIDYMNELKQEVVDLGVEDSVIFTGFLSDTRVVTSLLDVMLVPSIIPEACPRTIIEAMAVGTPVISTPLGGSKELVTPETGILVLPEDASAIADAIATLATDQKRLRAMGEASRNRAEQLFNSEKNTALTEAVYTELLAV; from the coding sequence ATGAAAACATCCGACACATCGAAATCCAATATCCTATATCTCGATAGCGGTTCGGGCATCGGCGGTGGACAACGCAGTCTCTTACTCCTGCTCAATCTATTAGATAAGGATCGTTTTACGCCGTATGTCGGATGCCTCGGTGGGAGCCGATTCGCAGCGGAGGTAGAAAAGACGGAGGCAAGTGTCGTTCCATTGTCTCTACCCGCGGCACATAACAAAACCGATAAGGTCCAACGATTTACCCTCGGCGATCTGCTTGACGACTTCCGACAACTTGGGGTTATTCTTCAACTCCATCAAACAGTAAAACGGTATGCGATCGACCTCATCCATGCGAACTCGCTGTCGGTAGCACTGCTCGGCGGTATTGTCGCGCGGATAAACCGTATCCCGATCGTGATGCACAAACGCTACGCGACTTCCTACGGCATTCTGGATCGGATTTGCGAAAGGTTTTTGCACCGTGTAATACTCGTTTCGGAGGCAACTCGCTGGAATTTCGCGCCTACGGCAAAACAGACGTTAATCTATAACGGGGTCAACTTAGAGGCTTTTCAAGCATCCGCAGAAGAGGTGGAAACCCTCCGATCGGAACTCTTTCCCAATGCCTCCGATACCTCCATCGTTACGGGAGTCGTAACTCGGATTACGCCGGAGAAGGGTATCCATTTTTTAGTCAGAGCGATAGCAGAACTCAAAGGAAGAATAGACACCAAATTGTTGATCGTTGGCGGTCCTTACTTCCAAAAGGATATTGACTATATGAACGAACTCAAACAGGAGGTCGTAGATTTAGGCGTTGAAGATTCGGTCATCTTCACTGGATTTTTGTCGGATACGCGGGTGGTTACAAGCCTGCTTGACGTTATGTTGGTGCCATCTATTATCCCGGAGGCATGCCCGCGCACCATCATTGAAGCAATGGCGGTCGGCACCCCCGTCATTTCCACGCCACTCGGTGGAAGTAAAGAACTCGTTACCCCTGAAACAGGGATTTTAGTACTGCCTGAAGATGCCTCGGCGATTGCGGATGCTATTGCAACGCTTGCGACGGATCAAAAACGATTGCGGGCAATGGGGGAAGCCTCTCGCAACCGCGCTGAGCAGTTGTTTAATAGCGAAAAGAACACGGCGTTGACGGAGGCTGTTTACACTGAACTGTTAGCCGTATGA